In a genomic window of Gadus chalcogrammus isolate NIFS_2021 chromosome 17, NIFS_Gcha_1.0, whole genome shotgun sequence:
- the LOC130370279 gene encoding zinc finger protein 611-like isoform X3 yields MRSGTYGRPVARTRQRQTFHCFLNLGQYRAGLAQRLKIKSGSVPTLLGSATNLEKQTPDTISIKVEEDIGGGLPAVEDCDAFRDRSTQRGATSESLGVVAPGSSHMSSHSEELKILSVYGKGEGPLAEDGHDTLFTASEVEALNSLSADHSAAKSLERAERLVCREELSVQQTPDTISIKVEEDIGGGMPAVEDNDIRDCSTQRGATSESLRVDAPGSSHMSGHSGELRILSVYGQGEGPLAVDGHDTLFAASELEALSSLSADHSVAKSLNCSVRLVRLEELTGHQGGRKGRPGVLCGKVVPNNANMIVHMRTHSGEKPYKCDQCTKRFSLKGTLNRHMMNHSGKITRKSAAAHRHYLLCPVCLRTQESLSCHLRRVCMKDKTPPQILEVVERPRKMCVTS; encoded by the exons atgaggtcaggaacatatggccgtcccgttgctagaacacggcagcgccaaacatttcactgcttcctcaacttgggccaatacagagctggacttgctcaacgtctgaaaatcaagtctggatcagtaccaactctcctcggctcagctacaaacctcgaaaaa cagacccccgacaccatttcaatcaaggttgaagaggatattggtggaggcttgcccgccgtag aagactgtgaTGCCTTcagagaccgtagcactcagcgcggcgccacctcagagagtctgggtgtggtcgcccctggctcctcccacatgtccagccaCAGTGAGGAactgaagattctgagcgtctacggaaaaggggagggcccactggcagaggacggccatgacaccctcttcaccgcgtcagaagtggaggccctgaactcgctgtctgcggaccacagcgcggccaagagcctggagcgcgccGAGCGGTTGGTCTGCcgtgaggagctgagtgtgcag cagaccccagacaccatttcaatcaaggttgaagaggatattggtggaggcatgcccgccgtag aagacaatgacatcagagactgcagcacgcagcgcggcgccacctcggagagtctgcgtgtggacgcccctggctcctcccacatgtcgggtcacagcggggagctgcgcatcctgagcgtctacggacaaggggagggccctctggcggtggacggccatgacaccctctttgccgcatcagaactggaggccttgagctcgctgtctgctgaccacagcgtggccaagagcctgaactgcagcgtacggctcgtccgccttgaggagctgactgggcatcagggcggccgcaagggccggcccggtgtcttgtgtggaaaggttgttcccaacaatgccaatatgattgtccacatgaggactcactctggggagaagccctacaagtgtgaccaatgcacgaagcggttcagtctgaaaggcaccCTGAATAGACACATGATGAATCACTCTGGAAAAATCACCAGGAAATCTGCAGCTGCACATAGACACTATCTACTCTGTCCAGTTTGTTTGAGGACCCAAGAGTCTCTATCCTGTCACCTGCGCAGAGTCTGCATGAAGGATAAGACACCACCACAGATCCTAGAGGTGGTTGAAAGGCCAAGAAAGATGTGTGTGACCTCCTGA
- the LOC130370279 gene encoding uncharacterized protein LOC130370279 isoform X1 yields MVKAKDLGILKKHSADHPLLKRFADYLKNDYENAKYQQEVDTVSRYLYFADPTEPSLKFVNDREKLRDFLGQQAKAGYKAQTSGNYIKCLKRFLEFHLTRTDLRQDDGELYKQCTLYLSFLTSSQSVLSKQASKEIVQKSHALSFDKSQPTPRECLAVLDKGEGDLVKIMNQLDDSSSSSLSRTECIFVLYYLEAIVILRHCQRPCVVQSMKVKEWLERKHADDDSIVFVKDHKTAAHFVVSIVLSKKEEAWFEKYYTKVRPQLLAGERKRKRDEQDEKDGDDFFFVSSRGKPINNAAGDLIKLQQKCNVPQVSSQVVRRVFETAANRLDDPQKKAVSDYLGHSGTTADRHYRMKSLESIVIAAGLLKKLQRQKKSSAGPSGEGTRQEALGEGTSPQSVESSSHGDHCALPQPSLRQLVFDLERIPEGNDKVKFHEAFKSLLENHPVTLSGQIPK; encoded by the exons ATGGTGAAAGCGAAGGATTTAGGCATTTTGAAAAAGCATTCAGCAGATCATCCATTGCTCAAGCGCTTTGCCGACTACCTAAAGAATGATTACGAAAATGCAAAGTACCAACAGGAGGTTGACACTGTTTCCCGGTACCTGTATTTTGCTGATCCTACGGAACCATCTTTGAAGTTTGTCAATGACAGAGAGAAGCTCAGAGACTTCCTGGGTCAACAGGCTAAGGCAGGGTATAAGGCACAAACATCAGGAAATTACATCAAGTGCTTGAAAAGGTTCTTGGAGTTCCACTTGACAAGGACCGACTTGAGACAGGATGACGGGGAGCTCTACAAGCAGTGCACATTATATTTGAGTTTTTTAACTTCTTCACAGAGTGTCCTCTCTAAGCAAGCGAGCAAAGAAATTGTGCAAAAGAGTCATGCCTTGTCGTTTGACAAAAGTCAACCCACACCTCGTGAATGCTTGGCTGTTCTTGATAAAGGTGAAGGTGACTTAGTGAAAATCATGAATCAACTTGATGAcagttcttcttcctccctgagTAGGACTGAGTGCATATTTGTGCTATACTATCTTGAGGCAATTGTCATACTAAGACACTGCCAACGGCCATGTGTGGTGCAGAGCATGAAG GTCAAGGAATGGCTTGAACGGAAACACGCAGATGATGATTCAATCGTTTTTGTAAAGGACCACAAGACGGCTGCACATTTTGTGGTCTCAATTGTCCTGtccaagaaggaggaggcgtggtttGAGAAATATTACACCAAAGTGCGGCCACAGCTCCTTGCTGGCGAAAGGAAACGTAAGCGAGATGAGCAGGATGAGAAGGATGGAGatgattttttctttgtgtcctcGCGCGGTAAGCCAATTAACAATGCAGCTGGTGATCTGATAAAGCTCCAGCAAAAGTGCAACGTCCCCCAGGTGAGCAGCCAGGTTGTACGGAGGGTATTTGAGACAGCAGCTAACCGCCTCGATGACCCTCAGAAGAAAGCAGTTTCTGACTACCTGGGCCATTCTGGCACAACAGCTGACAGACATTACAGGATGAAATCTCTTGAATCCATTGTGATAGCTGCTGGTCTGCTGAAGAAATTACAGAGGCAGAAGAAGTCAAG TGCTGGGCCTTCCGGAGAAGGGACCCGTCAAGAGGCTCTTGGAGAAGGGACCAGCCCTCAGTCAGTGGAGTCTTCCAGCCATGGTGACCATTGTGCTCTCCCTCAGCCTTCTTTGAGACAGCTAGTGTTCGATTTAGAGAGGATTCCTGAGGGAAATGACAAAGTCAAATTCCACGAGGCATTCAAGTCCCTCTTGGAAAACCACCCTGTGACACTGAGTGGTCAAATCCCAAAGTGA
- the LOC130370279 gene encoding zinc finger protein 611-like isoform X2: MRSGTYGRPVARTRQRQTFHCFLNLGQYRAGLAQRLKIKSGSVPTLLGSATNLEKQTPDTISIKVEEDIGGGLPAVEDCDAFRDRSTQRGATSESLGVVAPGSSHMSSHSEELKILSVYGKGEGPLAEDGHDTLFTASEVEALNSLSADHSAAKSLERAERLVCREELSVQQQTPDTISIKVEEDIGGGMPAVEDNDIRDCSTQRGATSESLRVDAPGSSHMSGHSGELRILSVYGQGEGPLAVDGHDTLFAASELEALSSLSADHSVAKSLNCSVRLVRLEELTGHQGGRKGRPGVLCGKVVPNNANMIVHMRTHSGEKPYKCDQCTKRFSLKGTLNRHMMNHSGKITRKSAAAHRHYLLCPVCLRTQESLSCHLRRVCMKDKTPPQILEVVERPRKMCVTS, from the exons atgaggtcaggaacatatggccgtcccgttgctagaacacggcagcgccaaacatttcactgcttcctcaacttgggccaatacagagctggacttgctcaacgtctgaaaatcaagtctggatcagtaccaactctcctcggctcagctacaaacctcgaaaaa cagacccccgacaccatttcaatcaaggttgaagaggatattggtggaggcttgcccgccgtag aagactgtgaTGCCTTcagagaccgtagcactcagcgcggcgccacctcagagagtctgggtgtggtcgcccctggctcctcccacatgtccagccaCAGTGAGGAactgaagattctgagcgtctacggaaaaggggagggcccactggcagaggacggccatgacaccctcttcaccgcgtcagaagtggaggccctgaactcgctgtctgcggaccacagcgcggccaagagcctggagcgcgccGAGCGGTTGGTCTGCcgtgaggagctgagtgtgcag cagcagaccccagacaccatttcaatcaaggttgaagaggatattggtggaggcatgcccgccgtag aagacaatgacatcagagactgcagcacgcagcgcggcgccacctcggagagtctgcgtgtggacgcccctggctcctcccacatgtcgggtcacagcggggagctgcgcatcctgagcgtctacggacaaggggagggccctctggcggtggacggccatgacaccctctttgccgcatcagaactggaggccttgagctcgctgtctgctgaccacagcgtggccaagagcctgaactgcagcgtacggctcgtccgccttgaggagctgactgggcatcagggcggccgcaagggccggcccggtgtcttgtgtggaaaggttgttcccaacaatgccaatatgattgtccacatgaggactcactctggggagaagccctacaagtgtgaccaatgcacgaagcggttcagtctgaaaggcaccCTGAATAGACACATGATGAATCACTCTGGAAAAATCACCAGGAAATCTGCAGCTGCACATAGACACTATCTACTCTGTCCAGTTTGTTTGAGGACCCAAGAGTCTCTATCCTGTCACCTGCGCAGAGTCTGCATGAAGGATAAGACACCACCACAGATCCTAGAGGTGGTTGAAAGGCCAAGAAAGATGTGTGTGACCTCCTGA
- the LOC130369909 gene encoding uncharacterized protein LOC130369909, translating to MADLGVAPLSASALPTSPAPQTYSIIFDNLDFYVQTHHQSTSQTNKSIHWIHHMCVINRINSLHLDKLKPTNSLIDYDLGNSLPGPDTQASMRREFVVLGSRILTAYLESFKTLSSVVVQHIPHQFSEEMAQPSTHYPLGLLFKDETQTADLVDVLQHLQKEYVPRCPDGLEKILIGGDRLTEANSRNIQLAFADGETEEDRLEGLCVKYEDWHAIRKLFEIYHQIFFSEESAKDHGTLNANMNLLR from the exons ATGGCCGATTTGGGTGTTGCTCCATTGTCTGCCTCAGCACTTCCAACCTCACCTGCACCTCAAACATATTCCATCATATTCGACAACCTGGACTTTTACGTTCAGACGCATCATCAGTCCACCAGCCAGACCAACAAGTCAATTCACTGGATCCACCACATGTGTGTCATCAACAGAATCAACTCACTACACCTTGACAAGTTGAAACCGACAAATTCTTTGATTGACTATGATCTCGGGAATTCACTTCCTGGACCAGACACACAAGCCAGTATGCGTCGGGAATTCGTTGTTTTGGGGAGCCGAATCCTGACAGCTTATTTGGAATCATTCAAGACCCTCTCCAGTGTGGTTGTTCAACATATCCCCCACCAGTTCTCTGAAGAAATGGCCCAGCCATCCACTCAT TATCCACTTGGACTTCTATTCAAGGACGAAACACAAACTGCCGACCTGGTGGATGTGCTCCAGCACCTTCAAAAGGA GTATGTGCCAAGATGTCCTGATGGGCTTGAAAAGATTTTGATCGGGggtgacagactgacagaggcCAATTCCCGGAATATCCAGTTGGCGTTTGCTgatggggagacggaggaggaccgCCTGGAAGGCCTCTGTGTCAAATATGAAGACTGGCACGCAATTCGAAAACTCTTTGAG ATATATCATCAGATCTTCTTTAGTGAAGAATCTGCCAAAGACCATGGCACACTCAACGCCAACATGAATCTCTTGAGGTAA
- the LOC130370279 gene encoding zinc finger protein 808-like isoform X5: protein MLPARQNTWKRILQTPDTISIKVEEDIGGGLPAVEDCDAFRDRSTQRGATSESLGVVAPGSSHMSSHSEELKILSVYGKGEGPLAEDGHDTLFTASEVEALNSLSADHSAAKSLERAERLVCREELSVQQQTPDTISIKVEEDIGGGMPAVEDNDIRDCSTQRGATSESLRVDAPGSSHMSGHSGELRILSVYGQGEGPLAVDGHDTLFAASELEALSSLSADHSVAKSLNCSVRLVRLEELTGHQGGRKGRPGVLCGKVVPNNANMIVHMRTHSGEKPYKCDQCTKRFSLKGTLNRHMMNHSGKITRKSAAAHRHYLLCPVCLRTQESLSCHLRRVCMKDKTPPQILEVVERPRKMCVTS, encoded by the exons atgttgcctgccagacagaACACCTGGAAACGCATACTT cagacccccgacaccatttcaatcaaggttgaagaggatattggtggaggcttgcccgccgtag aagactgtgaTGCCTTcagagaccgtagcactcagcgcggcgccacctcagagagtctgggtgtggtcgcccctggctcctcccacatgtccagccaCAGTGAGGAactgaagattctgagcgtctacggaaaaggggagggcccactggcagaggacggccatgacaccctcttcaccgcgtcagaagtggaggccctgaactcgctgtctgcggaccacagcgcggccaagagcctggagcgcgccGAGCGGTTGGTCTGCcgtgaggagctgagtgtgcag cagcagaccccagacaccatttcaatcaaggttgaagaggatattggtggaggcatgcccgccgtag aagacaatgacatcagagactgcagcacgcagcgcggcgccacctcggagagtctgcgtgtggacgcccctggctcctcccacatgtcgggtcacagcggggagctgcgcatcctgagcgtctacggacaaggggagggccctctggcggtggacggccatgacaccctctttgccgcatcagaactggaggccttgagctcgctgtctgctgaccacagcgtggccaagagcctgaactgcagcgtacggctcgtccgccttgaggagctgactgggcatcagggcggccgcaagggccggcccggtgtcttgtgtggaaaggttgttcccaacaatgccaatatgattgtccacatgaggactcactctggggagaagccctacaagtgtgaccaatgcacgaagcggttcagtctgaaaggcaccCTGAATAGACACATGATGAATCACTCTGGAAAAATCACCAGGAAATCTGCAGCTGCACATAGACACTATCTACTCTGTCCAGTTTGTTTGAGGACCCAAGAGTCTCTATCCTGTCACCTGCGCAGAGTCTGCATGAAGGATAAGACACCACCACAGATCCTAGAGGTGGTTGAAAGGCCAAGAAAGATGTGTGTGACCTCCTGA
- the LOC130370279 gene encoding zinc finger protein 808-like isoform X4, giving the protein MLPARQNTWKRILQQTPDTISIKVEEDIGGGLPAVEDCDAFRDRSTQRGATSESLGVVAPGSSHMSSHSEELKILSVYGKGEGPLAEDGHDTLFTASEVEALNSLSADHSAAKSLERAERLVCREELSVQQQTPDTISIKVEEDIGGGMPAVEDNDIRDCSTQRGATSESLRVDAPGSSHMSGHSGELRILSVYGQGEGPLAVDGHDTLFAASELEALSSLSADHSVAKSLNCSVRLVRLEELTGHQGGRKGRPGVLCGKVVPNNANMIVHMRTHSGEKPYKCDQCTKRFSLKGTLNRHMMNHSGKITRKSAAAHRHYLLCPVCLRTQESLSCHLRRVCMKDKTPPQILEVVERPRKMCVTS; this is encoded by the exons atgttgcctgccagacagaACACCTGGAAACGCATACTT cagcagacccccgacaccatttcaatcaaggttgaagaggatattggtggaggcttgcccgccgtag aagactgtgaTGCCTTcagagaccgtagcactcagcgcggcgccacctcagagagtctgggtgtggtcgcccctggctcctcccacatgtccagccaCAGTGAGGAactgaagattctgagcgtctacggaaaaggggagggcccactggcagaggacggccatgacaccctcttcaccgcgtcagaagtggaggccctgaactcgctgtctgcggaccacagcgcggccaagagcctggagcgcgccGAGCGGTTGGTCTGCcgtgaggagctgagtgtgcag cagcagaccccagacaccatttcaatcaaggttgaagaggatattggtggaggcatgcccgccgtag aagacaatgacatcagagactgcagcacgcagcgcggcgccacctcggagagtctgcgtgtggacgcccctggctcctcccacatgtcgggtcacagcggggagctgcgcatcctgagcgtctacggacaaggggagggccctctggcggtggacggccatgacaccctctttgccgcatcagaactggaggccttgagctcgctgtctgctgaccacagcgtggccaagagcctgaactgcagcgtacggctcgtccgccttgaggagctgactgggcatcagggcggccgcaagggccggcccggtgtcttgtgtggaaaggttgttcccaacaatgccaatatgattgtccacatgaggactcactctggggagaagccctacaagtgtgaccaatgcacgaagcggttcagtctgaaaggcaccCTGAATAGACACATGATGAATCACTCTGGAAAAATCACCAGGAAATCTGCAGCTGCACATAGACACTATCTACTCTGTCCAGTTTGTTTGAGGACCCAAGAGTCTCTATCCTGTCACCTGCGCAGAGTCTGCATGAAGGATAAGACACCACCACAGATCCTAGAGGTGGTTGAAAGGCCAAGAAAGATGTGTGTGACCTCCTGA